The proteins below are encoded in one region of Arthrobacter sp. CJ23:
- the tsaE gene encoding tRNA (adenosine(37)-N6)-threonylcarbamoyltransferase complex ATPase subunit type 1 TsaE, which produces MSGSVPDSTAPDGALWERFLTVTTAEQTHALAAALAGVLEPGDLLVLTGELGAGKTTFTQGLGEGLGVRAGIISPTFVLVRIHPNLPDGPRPGGPDLVHVDAYRLGSSAEIDDIDLENTMDSSVTVVEWGRDRVEHLADSRLDIQLHRSVGGAAGARGASQEPDAVLDFDTEDDDEPRTIVVRGYGPRWADAPAILGPAPREEEA; this is translated from the coding sequence GTGAGCGGCTCGGTCCCGGACTCGACGGCACCGGACGGCGCGCTCTGGGAGCGCTTCCTCACGGTCACGACGGCGGAGCAGACCCACGCGCTCGCGGCCGCGCTCGCCGGGGTGCTGGAGCCCGGTGACCTTCTGGTGCTGACCGGCGAGCTGGGTGCCGGCAAGACGACATTCACGCAGGGACTCGGCGAAGGCCTGGGCGTGCGCGCCGGCATTATCTCGCCTACCTTCGTGCTGGTCCGCATCCACCCCAACCTCCCCGACGGTCCGCGCCCCGGCGGCCCGGACCTGGTGCACGTTGACGCGTACCGGCTTGGCTCCTCCGCCGAAATCGACGACATCGACCTCGAAAACACCATGGACAGTTCCGTCACCGTGGTGGAGTGGGGCCGCGACCGCGTGGAGCACCTCGCCGACAGCCGCCTGGACATCCAGCTGCACCGTTCAGTGGGAGGGGCTGCGGGTGCCCGCGGCGCCTCACAGGAGCCGGACGCCGTCCTGGACTTCGACACGGAGGATGACGACGAGCCCCGCACCATCGTGGTCCGCGGCTACGGCCCGCGCTGGGCCGACGCCCCTGCCATCCTGGGACCCGCACCCCGTGAAGAGGAGGCCTGA
- a CDS encoding glutamate--cysteine ligase produces MQIDFAPSRQSTLGVEWELALVNARTGELVSVANEVLRGVAAAHPDLNEDDEHPHIKRELLLNTVELVTGVCETVGEAKEDLSRSLAAVREVTDRMGVELFSAGSHPFSPPLLQPVTDKERYAKLIERTQWWGRQMVIYGVHVHVGIDKKSKVLPILDGLVNYFPHFQALSASSPFWAGEETGYASQRALMFQQLPTAGLPFQFDTWTAYESYVEDMFTTGVIDATSEIRWDIRPVPNLGTIEMRICDGLATLEEVGAIAALTQCLVDEFSSILDAGGTIPTMPPWHVQENKWRAARYGMEAIIILDADGKEQLVTEHLAETIQRLAPIAAKLGCSAELADVEKIIARGASYQRQRRVAAEHSGNLQAVVMDLVQQMRQGPGA; encoded by the coding sequence GTGCAGATTGACTTTGCGCCATCCAGACAATCGACACTGGGTGTGGAATGGGAGCTGGCGCTCGTCAACGCACGGACAGGTGAACTGGTCTCCGTCGCCAACGAGGTCCTGCGCGGTGTGGCGGCAGCCCACCCCGACCTCAATGAGGACGACGAACACCCGCACATCAAGCGCGAGCTGCTGCTTAACACGGTTGAGCTGGTCACGGGTGTGTGCGAGACCGTGGGGGAAGCCAAGGAGGACCTGAGCCGTTCCCTCGCGGCCGTCCGTGAAGTCACCGACCGCATGGGCGTGGAACTCTTCAGCGCCGGCAGCCACCCTTTCAGCCCTCCGTTGCTCCAGCCGGTCACGGACAAGGAGCGCTACGCGAAGCTCATCGAACGCACCCAGTGGTGGGGACGGCAGATGGTCATCTACGGCGTGCACGTCCACGTGGGCATCGACAAGAAGTCCAAGGTGCTGCCCATCCTGGACGGGCTGGTCAACTATTTCCCGCACTTCCAGGCCCTCTCGGCCTCCAGCCCGTTCTGGGCCGGCGAGGAAACCGGCTACGCCTCCCAGCGCGCCCTGATGTTCCAGCAGCTGCCCACGGCGGGCCTGCCCTTCCAGTTCGATACCTGGACGGCGTATGAGTCCTATGTGGAGGACATGTTCACCACGGGTGTCATCGATGCCACCTCGGAAATCCGCTGGGACATCCGTCCGGTCCCGAACCTGGGCACCATTGAAATGCGCATCTGCGACGGCCTGGCCACGCTTGAGGAAGTGGGCGCCATCGCGGCACTCACCCAGTGCTTGGTGGACGAGTTCTCCTCCATCCTGGACGCCGGCGGGACCATTCCCACCATGCCGCCGTGGCACGTCCAGGAAAACAAGTGGCGTGCGGCCAGGTATGGCATGGAGGCCATCATCATCCTGGATGCCGACGGCAAGGAGCAGCTCGTCACCGAGCACCTCGCCGAAACCATCCAGCGGTTGGCCCCCATTGCCGCGAAGCTGGGCTGCTCAGCCGAACTGGCGGACGTCGAAAAGATCATCGCCCGCGGGGCCAGCTACCAGCGCCAGCGCCGCGTGGCCGCCGAGCACAGCGGCAACCTGCAGGCCGTGGTGATGGACCTCGTGCAGCAGATGCGCCAGGGGCCGGGAGCCTAG
- the tsaD gene encoding tRNA (adenosine(37)-N6)-threonylcarbamoyltransferase complex transferase subunit TsaD, with the protein MSTSNNKQPLVLGIESSCDETGVGIVRGTTLLTNTVSSSMDEHVRFGGVIPEIASRAHLDAFVPTLQESLHEAGVTLDEIDAIAVTSGPGLAGALMVGVCAAKALAVATGKPLYAINHLVAHVGVGLLDRNPDGGAAAGGAAGLGGGRLPENLGALLVSGGHTEILRIRSITDDVELLGSTIDDAAGEAYDKVARILGLGYPGGPAIDKLARQGNPKSIRFPRGLSQPKYMGTAEEPGPHRYDWSFSGLKTAVARCVEQFEARGEEVPVADIAAAFQEAVVDVISSKAVLACKENGITDVLLGGGVAANSRLRELTGQRCTSAGIRLHVPPLDLCTDNGAMVAALGAQLIMAGIGPSGVEFAPDSSMPVTTVSMQAVSV; encoded by the coding sequence GTGAGCACCAGCAACAACAAGCAGCCGCTCGTCCTGGGGATCGAATCCTCCTGCGATGAAACCGGCGTCGGGATTGTCCGCGGCACCACCCTGCTGACCAACACGGTCTCTTCCTCCATGGACGAGCACGTCCGCTTCGGCGGGGTCATCCCGGAGATCGCCTCGCGCGCGCATCTGGACGCCTTCGTGCCCACGCTCCAGGAGTCCCTGCATGAAGCCGGCGTCACCCTGGATGAGATCGACGCCATCGCCGTGACCTCGGGCCCGGGCCTGGCCGGGGCCCTCATGGTGGGCGTCTGCGCCGCCAAGGCCCTCGCCGTGGCCACGGGCAAGCCCCTCTACGCGATCAACCACCTGGTGGCGCACGTGGGAGTCGGGCTGCTGGACCGGAACCCCGACGGCGGAGCTGCCGCCGGCGGCGCTGCCGGCCTCGGCGGCGGCCGCCTCCCCGAAAATCTCGGCGCCCTGCTGGTCTCCGGCGGCCACACCGAGATCCTGCGGATCCGCAGCATCACGGACGATGTGGAACTGCTGGGCTCCACGATCGACGACGCCGCGGGCGAAGCCTACGACAAAGTGGCCCGGATCCTGGGGCTCGGCTATCCGGGTGGTCCGGCCATCGACAAACTGGCCAGGCAGGGCAACCCGAAGTCCATCCGCTTCCCGCGCGGCCTGTCCCAGCCCAAGTACATGGGAACGGCCGAAGAGCCCGGCCCGCACCGCTACGACTGGTCCTTCAGCGGGCTGAAGACGGCCGTGGCACGGTGCGTGGAGCAGTTCGAGGCCCGCGGCGAGGAGGTCCCCGTCGCCGACATCGCTGCCGCGTTCCAGGAAGCCGTGGTGGACGTGATCTCGTCCAAGGCCGTGCTCGCGTGCAAGGAAAACGGCATCACAGACGTGCTGCTGGGCGGCGGTGTGGCCGCCAATTCGAGGCTCCGCGAACTGACCGGCCAGCGCTGCACCTCCGCGGGCATCCGCCTGCACGTGCCGCCGCTGGATCTGTGCACGGACAACGGAGCCATGGTGGCAGCGCTGGGCGCTCAGCTGATCATGGCCGGAATCGGCCCCAGTGGGGTGGAGTTCGCGCCGGATTCCTCCATGCCCGTCACCACCGTCTCCATGCAGGCCGTATCCGTTTAG
- the rimI gene encoding ribosomal protein S18-alanine N-acetyltransferase has protein sequence MKLSPKLELAGVTLRDMTEADVPAVEVLERRLFPADAWPLQMFFDEIAQVDTRRYVVAEAGGEIVAYAGLMCIEPIADVQTIAVVPEFEGKGIGSAILTELIDEARRRRADDVLLEVRADNPRAQQLYLRFGFEQIHVRPRYYRDGTDALIMRLQLKETGA, from the coding sequence GTGAAGCTCTCGCCGAAACTCGAACTCGCGGGCGTCACCCTCCGGGACATGACCGAGGCCGATGTTCCCGCCGTCGAGGTCCTGGAACGCCGGCTGTTCCCCGCGGACGCCTGGCCGCTGCAGATGTTCTTTGACGAAATCGCCCAGGTGGACACCCGCCGCTACGTGGTGGCCGAGGCCGGGGGAGAGATCGTGGCTTACGCGGGACTGATGTGCATCGAGCCCATCGCGGACGTCCAGACGATCGCCGTCGTGCCCGAATTCGAAGGCAAAGGCATCGGCTCGGCGATCCTCACCGAGCTGATCGACGAGGCCCGGCGGCGCCGCGCGGACGACGTGCTGCTGGAAGTCCGGGCAGACAACCCCCGCGCGCAGCAGCTGTACCTGCGCTTCGGCTTCGAGCAGATCCACGTGCGTCCCCGCTACTACCGCGACGGCACGGACGCCCTGATCATGAGGCTGCAACTGAAGGAGACCGGCGCGTGA
- the alr gene encoding alanine racemase: MTYEAAASAAPETKAPVLERSAVIDLEAIRHNVRQFVAIASPAKVMAVVKADAYGHGAVQVARAALDAGASWLGTAHISEALALRAAGIDAPLLAWLHTRESNFAAAVAAGVDVGISGWELDAVVAAARQQERPARVHLKVDTGLGRNGSTIAGWDKLVGEAMEYQDEGLLRVVGIFSHFAVADEPHRPETDEQIALFREAVAIAADAGVDTEVRHIANTPATLSRPDAHFDLVRVGLGLYGLSPFAEQSSQELGLHPAMTVRTLLSNCKAVDAGQGVSYGLNYRTPAESTLGLVPLGYADGVPRIATGGPIRINGITYPVVGRIAMDQMVVDLGPLDPDTARGLLGAEAVMFGDGADGGPTADDWAAAAGTNNYEIVTRISPRVPRSYVNEIPSEAAAVPAEAGTDAP; the protein is encoded by the coding sequence GTGACTTACGAAGCAGCTGCAAGTGCCGCGCCGGAGACAAAAGCCCCCGTCCTGGAGCGCTCGGCCGTCATAGACCTCGAGGCCATCCGGCACAATGTGCGCCAGTTCGTTGCCATCGCATCGCCTGCCAAGGTCATGGCCGTGGTCAAGGCGGACGCATACGGCCACGGAGCCGTGCAGGTGGCCCGTGCCGCGCTGGACGCCGGGGCCAGCTGGCTCGGCACTGCCCACATTTCCGAGGCACTCGCCCTGCGCGCCGCGGGCATCGACGCACCCCTCCTGGCCTGGCTGCACACCCGGGAAAGCAACTTCGCAGCGGCAGTTGCCGCCGGCGTCGACGTCGGGATCTCCGGCTGGGAGCTCGACGCCGTGGTGGCGGCAGCGCGCCAGCAGGAACGCCCCGCGCGCGTGCACCTGAAGGTGGACACCGGCCTGGGCCGCAACGGCTCCACGATCGCCGGCTGGGACAAACTCGTGGGCGAGGCCATGGAGTACCAGGACGAAGGCCTGCTGCGCGTGGTGGGCATCTTCTCGCACTTTGCCGTGGCGGACGAGCCGCACCGGCCCGAAACCGACGAACAGATCGCCCTGTTCCGCGAAGCCGTGGCCATTGCCGCCGACGCCGGGGTGGACACCGAGGTGCGGCACATCGCCAACACACCTGCCACCCTGTCCCGCCCGGACGCCCACTTCGACCTGGTCCGCGTGGGGCTGGGCCTCTACGGGCTCTCGCCGTTCGCGGAGCAGAGCTCCCAGGAGCTGGGACTGCACCCCGCCATGACCGTGCGCACCCTGCTCTCCAACTGCAAAGCCGTCGACGCCGGGCAGGGCGTCTCGTACGGCCTGAACTACCGCACGCCGGCCGAGAGCACCCTTGGCCTGGTCCCGCTGGGCTACGCCGACGGCGTGCCGCGCATCGCCACCGGCGGCCCCATCCGCATCAACGGCATCACCTACCCCGTGGTGGGCAGGATCGCGATGGACCAGATGGTGGTGGACCTCGGCCCGCTGGATCCGGACACGGCCCGAGGCCTGCTCGGCGCGGAGGCCGTGATGTTCGGCGACGGCGCCGACGGCGGCCCGACGGCGGACGACTGGGCGGCCGCAGCCGGCACCAACAACTACGAGATCGTCACCCGCATCAGCCCCCGCGTGCCGCGCAGCTACGTCAACGAGATCCCCTCCGAGGCCGCTGCCGTCCCCGCGGAAGCCGGAACGGACGCACCGTGA
- a CDS encoding glycoside hydrolase family 3 N-terminal domain-containing protein, translated as MPSTSASVGSPAASSSKTPTPTPTPTPDPGLKPLGWGPQQRDLDAASAAVARMSVEQKAGQVLMPFFQGRDYSRQLDTIRALHLAGSIVMTDNVPLAADGSVDTAAVGAMAAAFDHAARADGRGWPGLVGVDMEGGVVARLRAPLSEWPAPMSYGAAGSVPLASDAGAALGAELAGLGFTIDFAPDADVTIGPQDPTIGSRSMSGDPDAVGRLSTAFGQGLLDSGVLPVSKHFPGHGSVTADSHASLPVQNASVAELQARDWKPFQQAVAAGLPMIMMGHIAVPALEPGVPASVSTAGYAALRGLGFAGVAVTDAMNMAAIEEQYTDDAAAAVALAAGADLVLMPGDVVRAHAGIVAAVGSGALPAARLDEAARRVATMMLWRARVDPKPAGSAPGAGAAVSRAVSAAAVTVLDGPCSGPLIGSSVSLAGGSVLDRARFTAAAGRAGVGVGGGPLVVLAGYGSGPVSGQIAVSLDAPWPLAGSSAPSKIALYGNSPAAFDALLAVLTGQATAPGKLPAAVGPYPPGKGCP; from the coding sequence GTGCCTTCCACCTCGGCTTCCGTCGGTTCCCCGGCAGCCTCTTCGTCGAAGACGCCCACTCCCACGCCCACTCCCACGCCCGATCCAGGACTGAAGCCGCTCGGCTGGGGCCCGCAGCAGCGGGACCTCGACGCCGCCTCAGCCGCCGTCGCCCGCATGTCCGTGGAACAGAAGGCCGGCCAGGTCCTCATGCCGTTCTTCCAGGGGCGGGACTACTCCCGGCAACTGGACACCATTCGTGCGCTCCACCTTGCGGGCAGCATCGTCATGACGGACAACGTCCCGCTCGCCGCCGATGGCTCCGTGGACACCGCCGCCGTTGGAGCCATGGCCGCGGCGTTCGACCACGCAGCACGGGCCGACGGGCGCGGCTGGCCGGGGCTCGTGGGGGTGGATATGGAGGGCGGCGTGGTGGCGCGGCTCCGGGCACCACTCAGCGAGTGGCCAGCGCCGATGAGCTATGGTGCCGCCGGCAGCGTTCCCCTGGCGTCCGACGCCGGGGCCGCCCTGGGAGCCGAACTCGCCGGGCTGGGCTTCACCATTGACTTCGCCCCGGACGCCGACGTGACCATCGGGCCGCAGGATCCCACCATCGGCTCGCGTTCCATGTCCGGGGATCCGGACGCCGTCGGGCGGCTGAGCACGGCATTCGGGCAAGGGCTGCTGGACTCCGGCGTGCTGCCCGTGAGCAAGCACTTCCCCGGCCACGGCTCGGTGACTGCGGACTCCCACGCCTCCCTCCCCGTGCAGAACGCTTCCGTCGCCGAGCTGCAGGCCAGGGACTGGAAACCGTTCCAGCAGGCCGTCGCGGCCGGGCTGCCGATGATCATGATGGGCCACATCGCCGTGCCTGCCCTGGAACCGGGGGTGCCGGCCTCGGTTTCCACAGCCGGCTACGCGGCCCTCCGTGGCCTCGGCTTCGCGGGCGTTGCCGTGACCGATGCGATGAACATGGCAGCCATCGAGGAGCAGTACACCGACGATGCCGCGGCGGCCGTGGCCCTGGCCGCCGGAGCGGACCTGGTCCTCATGCCGGGCGACGTGGTCCGTGCCCATGCCGGAATCGTGGCCGCCGTCGGCTCGGGCGCCTTGCCGGCCGCGCGCCTGGACGAGGCCGCGCGCCGTGTGGCCACCATGATGCTTTGGCGGGCCAGGGTGGACCCGAAGCCCGCCGGGTCAGCCCCCGGCGCCGGCGCGGCGGTCTCACGGGCCGTCTCGGCGGCCGCGGTGACGGTCCTCGACGGGCCCTGTTCCGGCCCCCTCATCGGCAGCTCGGTGTCGCTGGCCGGCGGCTCCGTCCTGGACCGGGCGCGGTTCACCGCCGCGGCCGGCCGGGCCGGAGTCGGCGTGGGCGGCGGCCCGCTGGTGGTGCTGGCCGGCTACGGCAGCGGTCCGGTCTCCGGACAGATCGCGGTGTCGCTTGATGCCCCTTGGCCGCTCGCAGGATCCTCCGCCCCCAGCAAAATCGCTCTCTACGGGAATTCCCCCGCGGCTTTCGACGCTCTGCTGGCGGTGCTCACCGGTCAGGCGACGGCACCGGGGAAGCTGCCGGCCGCCGTCGGGCCCTATCCGCCCGGCAAGGGCTGCCCCTAG
- a CDS encoding GTP-binding protein, with the protein MHLSVVSSLDSHCREVAAARLGHTHSNSVVVLHDLLDGSLVLRRVYRDGQLLERSETMLEHGCLSCTVRLDVVPTAERLAAGGHDHVVLGLPPGVSADMAVAELRRGLDRPAVIDNAVLAIDPAELEDHVWDVHSLYESGFTSMPEDERTSGEFLIGEFGHVDTVMIQPGLGAELGGGPQAGAWDHGVELCRQLAPHAAVSGVHDAFRPGCYDRGEAHARTRLGAVRVPLDAGPGTFRTVLHKVERPLHPGRFREALPRLAAGSHWLRGRLWIASAASTRIAVQGIGPRVWLESTGQWLADAGHDPRRGTLPASDVDAALDWHPTFGDRGTVLAVTGRGEDVDPREIRGLLDGCQLSDAEMRLDFSKLEDPFGLGAGL; encoded by the coding sequence ATGCACCTTTCCGTCGTCAGCTCCCTCGACAGCCATTGCCGTGAGGTCGCCGCCGCGCGCCTCGGCCATACGCACAGCAATTCCGTGGTGGTCCTGCACGACCTCCTGGACGGATCGCTGGTCCTGCGCCGCGTCTACCGCGACGGCCAGCTCCTGGAGCGGAGCGAGACCATGCTGGAACACGGCTGCCTCAGCTGCACCGTCCGCCTGGATGTAGTCCCGACGGCGGAACGGCTGGCCGCCGGCGGCCACGACCACGTCGTGCTGGGCCTGCCCCCGGGCGTTTCAGCGGACATGGCGGTGGCCGAACTGCGCCGCGGGCTGGACCGGCCCGCCGTGATCGACAACGCCGTGCTCGCCATCGACCCCGCTGAACTCGAAGACCACGTCTGGGACGTACACTCCCTCTACGAATCCGGATTCACGTCCATGCCCGAGGACGAGCGCACCAGCGGGGAATTCCTGATCGGCGAATTCGGGCACGTGGACACGGTGATGATCCAGCCAGGACTCGGCGCCGAGCTGGGCGGCGGGCCGCAGGCCGGGGCCTGGGACCACGGCGTGGAGTTGTGCCGCCAGCTGGCCCCGCATGCGGCAGTGTCCGGCGTGCACGATGCCTTCCGGCCGGGATGCTATGACAGGGGTGAGGCCCATGCGCGGACCCGCCTGGGTGCCGTCCGGGTGCCGCTGGACGCCGGGCCGGGGACCTTCCGCACCGTGCTCCACAAAGTGGAGCGCCCACTGCACCCGGGCCGTTTCCGCGAAGCCCTGCCCCGGCTCGCCGCCGGTTCGCACTGGCTCCGCGGCCGGCTGTGGATCGCATCCGCCGCCTCCACGCGGATCGCCGTGCAGGGGATCGGGCCCCGCGTCTGGCTGGAAAGCACCGGGCAGTGGCTGGCCGACGCCGGGCATGACCCCCGGCGGGGCACGCTTCCGGCGTCCGACGTCGACGCCGCGCTCGACTGGCATCCCACCTTCGGCGACCGTGGGACGGTGCTGGCCGTGACCGGCCGCGGCGAGGACGTCGACCCCCGCGAGATCCGGGGCCTGCTTGACGGCTGCCAGCTCAGCGATGCGGAAATGCGGCTTGACTTCAGCAAACTCGAGGACCCGTTCGGGCTCGGGGCCGGACTGTAG
- a CDS encoding shikimate 5-dehydrogenase, which produces MPILNKDMSLCISLAARPSNIGTRFHNYLYDLLGLNFVYKAFAPADITLAVAGIRGLPIRGAAVSMPYKEAVIPLVDVMDPSAKAIDSVNTIVNQDGVLTAYNTDYIAIARLLQDHSVPNGHSVLLRGAGGMAKAVAAALRDAGFSKVTIVARNEESGRALAGLYGFGWQADVGGSTADLIINVTPLGMAGADETAQSFDDATVAAAQVVFDVVALPSETPLIAAARAAGKPVITGAEVIAIQAEEQFVLYTGVRPTPEQVREASEFSRS; this is translated from the coding sequence ATGCCCATTCTGAACAAAGACATGTCCCTGTGCATCTCGCTGGCGGCCAGGCCGAGCAACATCGGCACGAGGTTCCACAACTACCTCTATGATCTGCTCGGCCTCAACTTTGTCTATAAGGCCTTCGCTCCCGCGGACATCACCCTGGCCGTGGCCGGCATCCGGGGTCTCCCTATCCGTGGTGCCGCCGTTTCCATGCCGTACAAGGAAGCGGTCATTCCGCTGGTGGATGTCATGGACCCCTCGGCCAAGGCGATCGACTCGGTGAACACCATCGTGAACCAGGACGGTGTGCTGACGGCCTACAACACCGACTACATCGCCATCGCCCGGCTCCTGCAGGACCACTCCGTGCCGAACGGCCACTCGGTGCTCCTGCGTGGCGCCGGCGGCATGGCCAAGGCCGTCGCCGCGGCCCTGCGCGACGCCGGGTTCAGCAAGGTCACCATCGTGGCCCGCAACGAGGAAAGCGGCCGCGCGCTGGCGGGCCTGTACGGCTTTGGCTGGCAGGCCGACGTCGGGGGCTCAACGGCGGACCTCATCATCAACGTGACACCGCTGGGCATGGCCGGCGCGGATGAAACCGCGCAGTCCTTCGACGACGCTACCGTGGCTGCTGCGCAGGTGGTGTTCGACGTGGTCGCGCTTCCCTCGGAGACGCCGCTGATCGCGGCCGCCCGCGCCGCCGGCAAACCCGTCATTACCGGGGCCGAGGTCATCGCGATCCAGGCGGAGGAGCAGTTCGTGCTCTACACCGGCGTCCGCCCCACTCCGGAACAGGTCCGCGAAGCCTCGGAGTTCTCCCGCAGCTAG
- a CDS encoding DNA alkylation repair protein, which produces MQAVVAGLLAELAGLEDPRMREANEKRGDDHGVNLSSLRAVAKRLKTQQELACGLWATDNTAARLLALLICRPKAFERQELDTMLREARAPKVHDWLVNYVVKKSPHAEELRVGWTADPDPVVASAGWALTSERVAKQPEGLDLPGLLDTIEADMKDAPDRLQWAMNQTLAFIGIESAGHRARALDIGERLGVLKDYPTPPNCTSPFAPIWISEMVRRQQAG; this is translated from the coding sequence ATGCAGGCGGTGGTCGCCGGGCTGTTGGCCGAGCTGGCAGGGCTCGAGGACCCGAGGATGCGCGAGGCGAACGAGAAGCGCGGCGACGACCACGGTGTGAACCTTTCCAGCCTGCGCGCTGTCGCCAAACGGCTGAAGACGCAGCAGGAACTCGCGTGCGGGCTCTGGGCGACGGACAACACCGCGGCGAGGCTGCTGGCGCTGCTGATCTGCCGGCCGAAGGCCTTCGAACGCCAGGAACTGGACACCATGCTGCGCGAGGCTCGCGCCCCCAAGGTGCACGACTGGCTGGTGAACTACGTGGTCAAGAAGAGCCCCCACGCGGAGGAGCTGCGCGTGGGCTGGACGGCTGACCCGGATCCTGTCGTCGCGAGTGCCGGCTGGGCGTTGACCAGCGAGCGCGTGGCGAAGCAGCCAGAGGGGCTCGACCTCCCGGGGCTGCTGGACACCATCGAGGCGGACATGAAGGACGCCCCGGACCGCCTGCAGTGGGCGATGAACCAGACGCTCGCTTTCATCGGGATCGAGAGCGCCGGGCACAGGGCGCGCGCGCTCGACATCGGCGAGCGGCTCGGGGTCCTGAAGGACTATCCGACGCCGCCGAACTGCACCTCGCCGTTCGCGCCCATCTGGATCAGCGAGATGGTGCGCCGGCAGCAGGCCGGGTAG
- the ykgO gene encoding type B 50S ribosomal protein L36, with protein MKVRNSLRALKKIPGAQIVRRRGRTFVINKKNPRMKARQG; from the coding sequence GTGAAAGTCAGGAATTCGCTGCGCGCCCTCAAGAAGATCCCGGGAGCCCAGATCGTGCGCCGCCGGGGCCGCACCTTCGTCATCAACAAGAAGAACCCGCGCATGAAGGCCCGGCAGGGATAA
- the tsaB gene encoding tRNA (adenosine(37)-N6)-threonylcarbamoyltransferase complex dimerization subunit type 1 TsaB, producing MLILAIDTSAVASAALISDDAMEGVVESFATEDTRSHAEVLAPGIQQLLAGAGVTGADIDVIVTGVGPGPFTGLRSGIATARTLAFVWGKPLYGLMSLDAIALEVAESTAAAAEFIVATDARRKEVYWARYTLAEGQLPQLVDGPHVGFASELPDLPVYGAGAGLYADVVRAHPDFADTQPDAASLGQFALARLTAGQALLDSTPLYLRESDAQVPGPRKRAL from the coding sequence ATGCTCATCCTGGCCATTGACACGTCGGCCGTGGCAAGCGCCGCGCTGATCTCCGACGACGCCATGGAAGGCGTGGTGGAGTCCTTCGCCACGGAAGACACCCGCAGCCACGCGGAGGTCCTGGCCCCCGGTATCCAACAGCTCCTGGCCGGTGCCGGGGTGACGGGAGCGGACATCGACGTGATCGTGACCGGCGTGGGGCCTGGTCCCTTCACCGGGCTCCGTTCCGGCATCGCCACCGCACGCACCCTGGCTTTCGTCTGGGGCAAGCCGCTGTATGGGCTCATGAGCCTGGACGCCATCGCCCTGGAAGTGGCCGAATCCACCGCGGCGGCGGCCGAGTTCATCGTGGCCACGGACGCCCGGCGCAAGGAGGTCTACTGGGCCCGGTATACCCTGGCCGAGGGGCAGCTTCCGCAGCTGGTGGACGGCCCGCATGTGGGCTTTGCCTCGGAGCTTCCGGACCTTCCCGTCTACGGTGCGGGCGCCGGCCTCTACGCCGATGTGGTCCGTGCCCATCCGGACTTCGCCGACACCCAGCCCGATGCCGCGTCCCTGGGCCAGTTCGCCCTGGCCCGCCTCACCGCGGGGCAGGCCCTGCTCGACTCCACCCCTCTGTACCTGCGGGAATCGGACGCCCAGGTGCCCGGCCCCAGAAAGCGTGCCCTGTGA